From Mercenaria mercenaria strain notata chromosome 17, MADL_Memer_1, whole genome shotgun sequence, the proteins below share one genomic window:
- the LOC123536392 gene encoding jmjC domain-containing protein D-like: protein MAQDTSEFKLAVKLFLVIFIQFQAARKCHVFGNQDLSKEYVFSPHVIMQVLEQSSFVGISKSALEELFDVYTGIQKAFAEEERVVIGLIDVENFVWPSGNPLKTDEVSEITNDILLFPRRENDRTCLSTVGLSKKDPVAESYTGIKTIDILVEFINQKCDTYRTKSGYLSIEGLHRQEILKSLFHVQNISDVDMEHLLTESKGSYCSKEACKKDNEKSSIRNQKSKDELESKIAVQHHSGLDFKDEEFKIQRCEQKPLPSKEEFFNKYLKLSKPVIFKNAIYHWPAMKKWTNEYFKTNYGDRSVHIKLTPLGEFEGVDLASNFENYNIFTIPNYVKTQLLFPDLVVVRPATKNMNFSSFLDVVESVANGSRSGFSAYLEYSSIAEIMPELEGDVIEMPFIQKMLQLKHLNIWLSDGNTLGKLHFDPFDNFLCQLSGRKQVMLFDPHDNRRQYEAHIPEAVLAYNETTKMFTKKQLVDTTSMVMSPVDITRPDLERFPLFSSVHPLNCTIDEGDVLFMPAFWWHEVQSYPNKEQGRNLAVNFWYEPFLQKEFPCQECRLDVNPKYRHLL from the exons ATGGCGCAAGACACGTCAGAATTTAAACTCGCTGTCAaattatttcttgttattttcattCAGTTCCAGGCGGCAAGGAAATGTCATGTATTTGGAAACCAAGATTTATCAAAGGAATATGTATTTTCACCTCATGTCATCATGCAAGTCCTCGAACAATCTAGTTTTGTTGGCATTTCCAAGTCGGCACTTGAAGAATTGTTTGATGTTTACACTGGAATTCAGAAGGCTTTCGCCGAGGAGGAAAGAGTTGTCATTGGGCTGATTGATGTCGAAAACTTTGTCTGGCCATCTGGAAACCCATTAAAAACTGATGAAGTGAGTGAGATAACAAATGATATTCTATTATTTCCGAGGAGGGAAAATGATAGGACATGTTTGTCTACTGTAGGCTTATCGAAGAAGGATCCAGTTGCAGAAAGTTACACAGGTATTAAAACAATAGACATACTTGTAGAGTTTATCAATCAAAAATGCGATACATATCGGACAAAAAGTGGATACTTATCCATTGAAGGTTTGCATCGGCAAGAAATTCTAAAGTCCTTATTTCATGTACAGAACATTTCAGACGTTGATATGGAACATTTACTAACAGAATCAAAAGGGTCATACTGTTCCAAAGAAGCTTGCAAGAAAGATAACGAAAAAAGCTCAATCAGAAATCAGAAATCAAAAGATGAATTAGAATCTAAAATTGCAGTTCAACATCACAGTGGACTTGATTTTAAAGATGAAGAGTTCAAAATTCAGAGGTGTGAGCAGAAACCTTTACCATCCAAAGaagaattttttaataaatatttaaaattatcaaagCCTGTAATATTCAAAAATGCAATATATCACTGGCCAGCTATGAAGAAATggacaaatgaatattttaagaCAAATTATGGTGACAGATCTGTGCATATTAAATTAACACCTCTCGGAGAATTTGAAGGGGTAGATTTagcatcaaattttgaaaattataatattttcacaATTCCAAATTATGTGAAGACACAGTTGTTATTTCCAGACTTAGTAGTTGTTCGTCCTGCAAcgaaaaatatgaacttttcatcATTTCTTGATGTTGTTGAATCTGTTGCAAATGGAAGTAGAAGTGGATTTTCAGCTTATTTGGAATATTCATCCATTGCTGAGATCATGCCAGAGTTGGAGGGAGATGTCATAGAAATGCCTTTCATCCAGAAAATGTTGCAGTTAAAACATCTCAACATCTGGCTTAGTGATGGAAACACACTGGGAAAGTTGCATTTTGATCCATTTGACAATTTTCTTTGTCAG CTCAGTGGAAGGAAACAAGTGATGTTGTTTGATCCTCATGATAACCGGAGACAGTATGAAGCTCACATCCCAGAGGCAGTTCTTGCATACAATGAGACCACCAAGATGTTCACTAAAAAACAACTGGTTGACACCACGTCTATGGTCATGTCACCTGTAGATATAACTAGACCAGACCTTGAG AGATTTCCCCTGTTTTCAAGTGTTCACCCACTGAACTGCACAATAGATGAGGGAGATGTTTTATTTATGCCAGCATTTTGGTGGCACGAGGTTCAGTCCTATCCAAATAAAGAACAGGGCAGGAACCTGGCTGTTAATTTCTG